Proteins from a single region of Ananas comosus cultivar F153 linkage group 3, ASM154086v1, whole genome shotgun sequence:
- the LOC109708302 gene encoding transcription factor E2FB-like isoform X3, whose product MSSADGSPFPAAPPRRFPPPQLHRAPPQAAAAAGANARRFPLSAHLGPASTSAAAAEPRCFAAEDRKPPPGTSIRKQTNGTENIKVEHDEGAVEREGKEEFSTRILSTGSGVGSKRSRKTKASRQKGAMQETPGTTEGVPGNSLLSASNCRYDSSLGLLTKKFIRLLQQAEDGTLDLNRAADVLEVQKRRIYDITNVLEGVGLIEKKLKNRIRWKGIDVSRPKEVDDQIALLKLSQAELESLYAEDCKLDNMIRDIQEDLHALAADENVQNWLFLTKEDITNIPAFQDSTLIAIKAPHGTSLEVPDPNEGVGFPQRHYQILLRSSMGPIDCYLISDHEEKHDVSNQNQHGAARQSTENVSSGTSEKGEEDDGECKSSPDSFISQDNTAGILRIAPSDIDMGADYWLSSDVGVSATDTWGT is encoded by the exons ATGTCGAGCGCCGATGGATCGCCCTTCCCGGCCGCGCCCCCGCGCCGCTTCCCACCGCCGCAGCTCCACCGAGCGCCGCCgcaagccgccgccgccgctggcgCCAACGCACGGCGCTTCCCCTTATCCGCTCATTTGGGacccgcctccacctccgccgctGCGGCCGAGCCACGATGCTTCGCCGCCGAGGATCGCAAACCTCCGCCGGGGACTTCG ATAAGAAAACAAACAAATGGAAcagaaaatataaaagttgagcATGATGAAGGAGCAGTCGAACGAGAGGGTAAGGAGGAATTCAGCACTCGAATTCTTTCAACTGGATCAGGAGTAGGTTCTAAGCGTTCAAGGAAAACAAAGGCTTCAAGACAAAAAGGAGCCATGCAAGAAACTCCTGGAACAACCGAGG GAGTGCCTGGAAATTCTTTGCTGTCAGCTAGCAATTGCCGCTATGACAGTTCTCTAG GCTTGTTGACAAAGAAATTCATCAGACTACTTCAGCAAGCAGAGGATGGGACCCTCGACTTGAATAGAGCGGCCGATGTTCTCGAG GTTCAAAAGAGGAGGATATATGATATAACAAATGTTCTTGAAGGAGTTGGATTGATTGAGAAAAAGTTGAAGAATAGGATTCGCTGGAA GGGAATTGATGTTTCAAGACCAAAGGAGGTAGATGATCAAATTGCTTTGTTAAAG CTTTCGCAGGCTGAGCTTGAATCTCTCTATGCTGAAGATTGTAAGCTGGATAATATGATAAG AGACATACAAGAGGATCTACACGCTTTGGCTGCAGATGAAAATGTTCAAAA TTGGCTCTTTCTCACCAAGGAAGATATTACCAATATTCCGGCCTTTCAG GATTCTACTCTTATTGCAATTAAAGCTCCTCATGGAACTAGTCTTGAAGTTCCAGATCCTAATGAG GGTGTTGGTTTTCCACAAAGGCACTACCAAATTCTCTTGAGAAGCTCAATGGGTCCCATCGATTGCTACTTAATAAG TGATCATGAAGAGAAACACGATGTGTCAAATCAGAACCAGCACGGAGCTGCAAGACAGTCAACAGAAAATGTTTCCAGTGGGACGTCAGAAAAGGGTGAAGAAGATGACGGGGAATGCAAGAGCTCTCCAGATTCATTCATCTCGCAAGATAACACCGCCGGCATTTTGCGAATCGCCCCCTCGGATATTGAC ATGGGTGCTGATTACTGGCTTTCATCGGATGTTGGAGTTAGCGCTACTGATACATGGGGAACCTAA
- the LOC109708109 gene encoding putative HVA22-like protein g isoform X2: MVGSFLTRGLVLIFGYAYPAYECYKTVELNRPEIEQLIFWCQYWILVAAVTVLERLGDAFVSWIPMYNEAKLALFVYLWYPKTKGTKYIYETFFRPYIAKHENEIDRSLQELRARAGDIAVFHWEKVASFVQTTTYQILQYIASQSPSQSSRSRPVQRQQQQQTSRTSSVTKQQPVVPQQPSNPKIHRQQSTNTSPPERPIQAQEPTKSGAPTPPASPKPPPVSTALATVPGEGEMLKNVDVANGIDKEDPIPSLQETPVEDAIRVMRSRLRKRVAPSSG; this comes from the exons ATGGTGGGAAGTTTCCTTACGAGAGGCCTCGT ATTGATATTCGGCTATGCTTATCCAGCATATGAATGTTACAAAACTGTGGAGTTGAACAGGCCGGAGATCGAACAGCTTATCTTTTGGTGTCAGTATTG gATATTAGTTGCTGCTGTGACTGTCCTGGAGAGGCTTGGGGATGCTTTTGTTTCGTG GATACCAATGTATAATGAAGCAAAACTAGCACTCTTTGTTTATCTGTGGTATCCAAAGACAAAG GGCACAAAATATATCTACGAGACCTTCTTCCGTCCATATATTGCGAAGCATGAGAATGAAATTGATCGTAGCTTACAAGAGCTAAGAGCAAGGGCAGGGGATATTGCTGTCTTCCATTGGGAGAAAGTTGCTAGTTTTGTACAGACAACAACTTATCAAATCTTACAGTATATTGCTTCTCAATCACCTTCTCAGTCATCAAGATCGCGTCCTGTTCAG CGGCAGCAACAACAGCAAACAAGCCGAACATCTTCGGTGACTAAACAGCAACCAGTGGTCCCGCAACAGCCTTCGAACCCTAAGATCCATCGGCAACAATCCACAAACACCAGCCCACCAGAGCGACCCATCCAGGCGCAAGAGCCCACGAAGTCTGGCGCACCAACGCCTCCAGCTTCTCCCAAGCCACCTCCGGTCTCCACAGCACTCGCCACTGTACCTGGGGAGGGCGAAATGCTAAAGAATGTCGATGTGGCCAACGGCATTGATAAAGAGGACCCAATTCCGTCCCTACAAGAGACCCCTGTGGAGGACGCGATCCGTGTGATGCGTTCTAGATTGAGAAAGCGAGTCGCTCCGTCGAGTGGTTAG
- the LOC109707995 gene encoding dirigent protein 1-like, with protein MACSGANSCTILLCFFAFYVLTSVGTGATHLHFYMHDTLSGRSPSAFRLVKGKGAIPGFWAYFGDVVVADDPLTEGPDPKSRGVGRIQGFYITVSHNRPVLLVSLEAVLSEDGPYNGSTISISGRNDITERVRELSVVGGSGAFRMARGYVLWRTHFVNLTSRNAILELDVYATTATTDQKY; from the coding sequence ATGGCTTGCTCTGGTGCCAACTCCTGCACCATCCTTCTCTGCTTCTTCGCTTTTTATGTTCTTACGAGCGTTGGGACCGGCGCGACGCACCTGCACTTCTACATGCACGACACGCTCAGCGGGCGTTCCCCGTCCGCCTTCCGCCTGGTCAAGGGCAAAGGGGCCATACCCGGCTTCTGGGCTTACTTCGGTGACGTCGTCGTGGCCGACGACCCCCTGACGGAGGGCCCTGACCCGAAGTCGAGGGGCGTCGGACGAATCCAAGGGTTCTACATCACGGTGTCCCACAACAGGCCCGTGCTTCTCGTGTCGCTCGAGGCAGTCCTCTCCGAGGACGGGCCGTACAACGGCAGCACGATATCGATATCCGGGCGGAACGACATAACGGAGCGAGTGCGGGAGCTGTCGGTGGTCGGCGGGAGCGGCGCGTTCCGCATGGCGCGTGGGTACGTGCTGTGGCGGACGCACTTCGTCAACTTGACGTCCAGGAACGCGATTCTGGAGCTCGACGTCTAcgcgacgacggcgacgaccgATCAAAAGTACTAA
- the LOC109708109 gene encoding putative HVA22-like protein g isoform X1, translating into MVGSFLTRGLVLIFGYAYPAYECYKTVELNRPEIEQLIFWCQYWILVAAVTVLERLGDAFVSWIPMYNEAKLALFVYLWYPKTKQGTKYIYETFFRPYIAKHENEIDRSLQELRARAGDIAVFHWEKVASFVQTTTYQILQYIASQSPSQSSRSRPVQRQQQQQTSRTSSVTKQQPVVPQQPSNPKIHRQQSTNTSPPERPIQAQEPTKSGAPTPPASPKPPPVSTALATVPGEGEMLKNVDVANGIDKEDPIPSLQETPVEDAIRVMRSRLRKRVAPSSG; encoded by the exons ATGGTGGGAAGTTTCCTTACGAGAGGCCTCGT ATTGATATTCGGCTATGCTTATCCAGCATATGAATGTTACAAAACTGTGGAGTTGAACAGGCCGGAGATCGAACAGCTTATCTTTTGGTGTCAGTATTG gATATTAGTTGCTGCTGTGACTGTCCTGGAGAGGCTTGGGGATGCTTTTGTTTCGTG GATACCAATGTATAATGAAGCAAAACTAGCACTCTTTGTTTATCTGTGGTATCCAAAGACAAAG CAGGGCACAAAATATATCTACGAGACCTTCTTCCGTCCATATATTGCGAAGCATGAGAATGAAATTGATCGTAGCTTACAAGAGCTAAGAGCAAGGGCAGGGGATATTGCTGTCTTCCATTGGGAGAAAGTTGCTAGTTTTGTACAGACAACAACTTATCAAATCTTACAGTATATTGCTTCTCAATCACCTTCTCAGTCATCAAGATCGCGTCCTGTTCAG CGGCAGCAACAACAGCAAACAAGCCGAACATCTTCGGTGACTAAACAGCAACCAGTGGTCCCGCAACAGCCTTCGAACCCTAAGATCCATCGGCAACAATCCACAAACACCAGCCCACCAGAGCGACCCATCCAGGCGCAAGAGCCCACGAAGTCTGGCGCACCAACGCCTCCAGCTTCTCCCAAGCCACCTCCGGTCTCCACAGCACTCGCCACTGTACCTGGGGAGGGCGAAATGCTAAAGAATGTCGATGTGGCCAACGGCATTGATAAAGAGGACCCAATTCCGTCCCTACAAGAGACCCCTGTGGAGGACGCGATCCGTGTGATGCGTTCTAGATTGAGAAAGCGAGTCGCTCCGTCGAGTGGTTAG
- the LOC109707764 gene encoding protein FAR1-RELATED SEQUENCE 5-like, whose product MAQSTGDQVLDEKNNNEDTCEVINLDDSDEQIEVGVKVGSEDEAYDLYNQHALRKGFSIRKGNRRFIDGALRQREYVCSKAGFREFRDRSVKKINRIETRTGCNARIRFTITDGTWEVTLFNDDHNHEFASQEEKHNLRSGRRKRDTHIDSPVVTEGTKPGKAYMYLTKQLGRVKNVGSAKKNCLNYLQTTRKATIEAGDVQGIIDYFKYKQVEDPLFFYSVQVDQENRMTNFFWRDGRSKLDYDAFGDVVIFDTAYRIEKYNLICAPLVGINHHWRNVLFGCAFLLDETAESYIWLLETFLEAMGGRHPKSIFTDHDQAISKAIEIVLPESRHRLGLWNILVNAKKNLGGIYSNPNFISIFSICLDGCLDEIKFQSTWENMIKTFNLEENEWLNRLHETRANWCTAFGIDLFSAKMKSTQRSESTNSIFHQLLGTTLPPIKVIEFYELKSEEMRQVEQDENLLCNEGSFGNVFTHGILGHAASVYTRRLFEMFKEEFHEGLWMSCIEAGCEGSVVMYELNKSGEKKVLLVKFDKADSTIFCSCKLFETVGLFCSHALRVLLVNNVNEIPLHYIMHRWTKDARKRAIMSFSTESLSKEGKSARALRLSELNHIGHYVFDKGSLTARGERIVKERLIEALDLIEKEFGGLHLVENGNGKLVENNEISCSDVNVAGNDPPPARKKGSNNNKKKTKALPPTTPQMPQILLNQMLQSSSDQLSQTGSIQMPHQPGLVQMLPRPLPFQTPQFSPTQVPPLAPPQMLQSALFQMQQSSSLMFGKSAS is encoded by the coding sequence ATGGCTCAGTCGACTGGAGACCAGGTATTGGATGAGAAAAACAATAATGAAGACACTTGCGAGGTAATAAATCTAGATGACTCAGATGAACAAATTGAAGTGGGTGTAAAAGTGGGTTCCGAAGATGAAGCGTACGATCTGTACAACCAGCACGCCTTGAGGAAGGGCTTTAGCATACGAAAAGGGAATAGGCGATTCATCGATGGTGCTTTAAGGCAACGAGAATATGTGTGCTCCAAAGCAGGTTTTCGTGAATTTAGAGATCGTagtgtgaaaaaaattaatcgaATAGAGACCAGGACGGGTTGCAATGCAAGAATTAGGTTCACTATAACGGATGGTACGTGGGAAGTCACTCTTTTCAACGATGATCATAACCATGAGTTTGCGAGCCAAGAAGAAAAGCATAATTTAAGATCtggaaggagaaaaagagataCACATATAGATAGCCCTGTAGTAACTGAAGGCACAAAACCTGGAAAAGCATACATGTATTTGACCAAACAGCTTGGTAGGGTGAAAAATGTTGGGTCCGCAAAGAAAAATTGTCTTAATTACTTGCAAACCACGAGAAAAGCGACGATTGAAGCAGGTGATGTACAAGGTATTATCGATTATTTCAAGTATAAGCAAGTTGAGGAtcctttatttttctattcaGTGCAAGTTGACCAAGAGAATCGAATGACGAATTTCTTTTGGAGGGATGGAAGATCAAAGTTGGATTATGATGCCTTTGGAGATGTCGTAATCTTCGATACCGCATATagaattgaaaaatataatttgatctGTGCTCCTTTGGTGGGTATCAATCATCATTGGAGGAACGTGTTATTTGGCTGTGCTTTTTTATTAGATGAGACTGCAGAATCGTACATTTGGTTGCTTGAGACGTTTCTAGAAGCTATGGGAGGTCGCCACCCTAAAAGTATCTTTACTGATCACGATCAAGCAATCTCCAAAGCCATTGAAATTGTACTTCCCGAGTCTCGCCATCGGCTAGGTTTGTGGAATATCTTGGTTAATGCGAAGAAAAATCTCGGTGGAATTTATAGCAATCCAAACTTCATTTCCATATTTAGCATATGCCTTGACGGGTGTTTAGATGAAATCAAATTTCAGTCTACTTGGGAAAACATGATCAAAACATTCAATCTTGAAGAAAATGAATGGCTCAATAGATTGCATGAGACTCGAGCGAATTGGTGTACTGCTTTTGGCATTGATTTGTTTTCAGCTAAAATGAAATCCACCCAAAGAAGTGAGAGCACTAACAGTATTTTTCACCAACTTTTGGGTACAACATTACCTCCAATCAAAGTCATCGAATTTTATGAACTAAAGTCAGAAGAGATGCGCCAAGTGGAGCAAGATGAAAATTTGCTCTGCAATGAAGGTTCCTTTGGAAATGTATTTACTCATGGTATATTGGGGCATGCGGCTAGTGTATACACACGTAGGCTTTTCGAGATGTTCAAAGAAGAGTTTCACGAGGGCTTGTGGATGAGTTGCATTGAGGCCGGCTGTGAGGGAAGTGTAGTTATGTATGAACTCAATAAGTCCGGCGAGAAAAAAGTGCTTTTGGTAAAGTTTGACAAAGCTGATTCCACTATCTTTTGTAGCTGCAAATTATTTGAAACTGTGGGGTTATTTTGCTCTCATGCTTTGAGAGTGCTTCTTGTGAATAATGTTAATGAGATACCGCTTCACTATATAATGCACAGATGGACCAAGGATGCGAGGAAAAGGGCGATAATGTCTTTTTCTACTGAATCATTAAGTAAGGAAGGAAAATCGGCTCGGGCTTTGCGGCTCAGTGAGTTGAACCATATTGGGCATTATGTTTTCGATAAAGGCTCATTAACTGCTAGAGGGGAGAGAATTGTGAAGGAAAGGTTAATAGAGGCCTTGGATTTAATTGAGAAGGAATTTGGAGGTTTGCATTTGGTTGAAAATGGTAATGGAAAATTAGTTGAAAACAATGAGATAAGTTGCTCGGATGTGAATGTGGCGGGAAACGACCCCCCTCCTGCGAGGAAGAAAGGGTCGAATAACAATAAGAAAAAGACGAAAGCTTTGCCTCCTACTACTCCTCAAATGCCACAAATCCTTCTTAATCAGATGCTTCAGTCATCTTCAGATCAACTGTCGCAAACTGGATCAATTCAAATGCctcatcagcccggtctggtaCAGATGCTACCGCGCCCGCTTCCTTTTCAAACACCGCAATTTAGTCCAACTCAAGTGCCACCCCTTGCCCCTCCTCAAATGTTACAGTCAGCCCTCTTTCAAATGCAGCAGTCTAGTTCTTTAATGTTTGGTAAGTCAGCTAGTTGA
- the LOC109708302 gene encoding transcription factor E2FB-like isoform X2 has translation MSSADGSPFPAAPPRRFPPPQLHRAPPQAAAAAGANARRFPLSAHLGPASTSAAAAEPRCFAAEDRKPPPGTSIRKQTNGTENIKVEHDEGAVEREGKEEFSTRILSTGSGVGSKRSRKTKASRQKGAMQETPGTTEGVPGNSLLSASNCRYDSSLGLLTKKFIRLLQQAEDGTLDLNRAADVLEVQKRRIYDITNVLEGVGLIEKKLKNRIRWKGIDVSRPKEVDDQIALLKAELESLYAEDCKLDNMIRDIQEDLHALAADENVQNWLFLTKEDITNIPAFQDSTLIAIKAPHGTSLEVPDPNEGVGFPQRHYQILLRSSMGPIDCYLIRNVDPGCSFGASDHEEKHDVSNQNQHGAARQSTENVSSGTSEKGEEDDGECKSSPDSFISQDNTAGILRIAPSDIDMGADYWLSSDVGVSATDTWGT, from the exons ATGTCGAGCGCCGATGGATCGCCCTTCCCGGCCGCGCCCCCGCGCCGCTTCCCACCGCCGCAGCTCCACCGAGCGCCGCCgcaagccgccgccgccgctggcgCCAACGCACGGCGCTTCCCCTTATCCGCTCATTTGGGacccgcctccacctccgccgctGCGGCCGAGCCACGATGCTTCGCCGCCGAGGATCGCAAACCTCCGCCGGGGACTTCG ATAAGAAAACAAACAAATGGAAcagaaaatataaaagttgagcATGATGAAGGAGCAGTCGAACGAGAGGGTAAGGAGGAATTCAGCACTCGAATTCTTTCAACTGGATCAGGAGTAGGTTCTAAGCGTTCAAGGAAAACAAAGGCTTCAAGACAAAAAGGAGCCATGCAAGAAACTCCTGGAACAACCGAGG GAGTGCCTGGAAATTCTTTGCTGTCAGCTAGCAATTGCCGCTATGACAGTTCTCTAG GCTTGTTGACAAAGAAATTCATCAGACTACTTCAGCAAGCAGAGGATGGGACCCTCGACTTGAATAGAGCGGCCGATGTTCTCGAG GTTCAAAAGAGGAGGATATATGATATAACAAATGTTCTTGAAGGAGTTGGATTGATTGAGAAAAAGTTGAAGAATAGGATTCGCTGGAA GGGAATTGATGTTTCAAGACCAAAGGAGGTAGATGATCAAATTGCTTTGTTAAAG GCTGAGCTTGAATCTCTCTATGCTGAAGATTGTAAGCTGGATAATATGATAAG AGACATACAAGAGGATCTACACGCTTTGGCTGCAGATGAAAATGTTCAAAA TTGGCTCTTTCTCACCAAGGAAGATATTACCAATATTCCGGCCTTTCAG GATTCTACTCTTATTGCAATTAAAGCTCCTCATGGAACTAGTCTTGAAGTTCCAGATCCTAATGAG GGTGTTGGTTTTCCACAAAGGCACTACCAAATTCTCTTGAGAAGCTCAATGGGTCCCATCGATTGCTACTTAATAAG AAATGTCGATCCAGGTTGTTCATTTGGTGCCAGTGATCATGAAGAGAAACACGATGTGTCAAATCAGAACCAGCACGGAGCTGCAAGACAGTCAACAGAAAATGTTTCCAGTGGGACGTCAGAAAAGGGTGAAGAAGATGACGGGGAATGCAAGAGCTCTCCAGATTCATTCATCTCGCAAGATAACACCGCCGGCATTTTGCGAATCGCCCCCTCGGATATTGAC ATGGGTGCTGATTACTGGCTTTCATCGGATGTTGGAGTTAGCGCTACTGATACATGGGGAACCTAA
- the LOC109707393 gene encoding caldesmon-like, whose translation MEKAQSLAEELQEKLAVNKATCQCSEERTKRELECLQQRFKAAFTLFRYLKIQAKASADLNMACAFFRIKHQEGVGFVDGHSMPLSKWSKNANISEFESSAEEAAEANDDWYAADIFSLVRMITCVTEYLVKRVLMAESEASIEKEKANFLTNLTKEMTLAVERVTTKIDEMEISVKLALNTINKLAEQLNNFEQEAAVQRERATDYEQEAAIQRARATECAQEAAMQRERANEHEQEAAMQRKRATESARELFLLKQKFAAFKSEAQLVFRRIEALASSLEQRKEKLISKTLQLHDEKALKEDKVQELMNENVRLQSLVDQKEAQLVALNEQLKLTSLSERDK comes from the exons ATGGAGAAGGCTCAATCTCTGGCTGAAGAATTGCAGGAAAAGCTTGCGGTCAATAAGGCTACTTGCCAATGTTCCGAGGAACGTACTAAAAGGGAGTTGGAATGTCTTCAACAGAGGTTCAAAGCTGCTTTCACATTATTTCGCTACTTGAAAATACAGGCAAAAGCTTCAGCTGATCTAAATATGGCCTGTGCTTTCTTTCGGATAAAGCATCAAGAGGGCGTCGGTTTTGTCGACGGTCACAGCATGCCGTTATCAAAATGGTCTAAAAATGCCAATATCTCTGAATTTGAAAGTTCTGCTGAAGAAGCAGCAGAGGCAAATGATGATTGGTATGCTGCAGACATTTTCAGTTTGGTGCGGATGATAACCTGTGTGACGGAGTATCTCGTTAAGAGGGTTCTAATGGCGGAGTCAGAAGCTTCTATTGAGAAAGAGAAAGctaatttt ttaacaaatttaacgAAGGAGATGACACTTGCAGTCGAGAGAGTGACAACCAAAATCGATGAGATGGAAATATCCGTAAAGTTGGCATTGAATACTATAAATAAGTTGGCGGAGCAGTTGAACAATTTTGAGCAAGAAGCTGCTGTACAGAGAGAACGAGCCACTGATTATGAGCAAGAAGCTGCCATACAGAGAGCACGAGCCACTGAATGCGCGCAAGAAGCTGCTATGCAGAGAGAACGAGCCAATGAACATGAGCAAGAAGCTGCTATGCAGAGAAAACGAGCAACTGAATCAGCGCGAGAGCTTTTTCTATTAAAGCAGAAATTCGCAGCTTTCAAATCCGAAGCCCAACTTGTGTTTAGAAGGATAGAGGCCTTAGCCTCATCACTGGAGCAAAGAAAGGAAAa GTTGATCTCCAAGACTTTGCAACTGCATGACGAGAAAGCTTTGAAGGAGGACAAAGTTCAGGAGCTCATGAATGAAAATGTAAGGCTCCAGTCATTGGTTGATCAGAAAGAGGCGCAATTGGTAGCCTTGAATGAGCAGTTGAAGCTCACCTCATTGAGCGAACGTGACAAGTAG
- the LOC109708302 gene encoding transcription factor E2FB-like isoform X1 — translation MSSADGSPFPAAPPRRFPPPQLHRAPPQAAAAAGANARRFPLSAHLGPASTSAAAAEPRCFAAEDRKPPPGTSIRKQTNGTENIKVEHDEGAVEREGKEEFSTRILSTGSGVGSKRSRKTKASRQKGAMQETPGTTEGVPGNSLLSASNCRYDSSLGLLTKKFIRLLQQAEDGTLDLNRAADVLEVQKRRIYDITNVLEGVGLIEKKLKNRIRWKGIDVSRPKEVDDQIALLKLSQAELESLYAEDCKLDNMIRDIQEDLHALAADENVQNWLFLTKEDITNIPAFQDSTLIAIKAPHGTSLEVPDPNEGVGFPQRHYQILLRSSMGPIDCYLIRNVDPGCSFGASDHEEKHDVSNQNQHGAARQSTENVSSGTSEKGEEDDGECKSSPDSFISQDNTAGILRIAPSDIDMGADYWLSSDVGVSATDTWGT, via the exons ATGTCGAGCGCCGATGGATCGCCCTTCCCGGCCGCGCCCCCGCGCCGCTTCCCACCGCCGCAGCTCCACCGAGCGCCGCCgcaagccgccgccgccgctggcgCCAACGCACGGCGCTTCCCCTTATCCGCTCATTTGGGacccgcctccacctccgccgctGCGGCCGAGCCACGATGCTTCGCCGCCGAGGATCGCAAACCTCCGCCGGGGACTTCG ATAAGAAAACAAACAAATGGAAcagaaaatataaaagttgagcATGATGAAGGAGCAGTCGAACGAGAGGGTAAGGAGGAATTCAGCACTCGAATTCTTTCAACTGGATCAGGAGTAGGTTCTAAGCGTTCAAGGAAAACAAAGGCTTCAAGACAAAAAGGAGCCATGCAAGAAACTCCTGGAACAACCGAGG GAGTGCCTGGAAATTCTTTGCTGTCAGCTAGCAATTGCCGCTATGACAGTTCTCTAG GCTTGTTGACAAAGAAATTCATCAGACTACTTCAGCAAGCAGAGGATGGGACCCTCGACTTGAATAGAGCGGCCGATGTTCTCGAG GTTCAAAAGAGGAGGATATATGATATAACAAATGTTCTTGAAGGAGTTGGATTGATTGAGAAAAAGTTGAAGAATAGGATTCGCTGGAA GGGAATTGATGTTTCAAGACCAAAGGAGGTAGATGATCAAATTGCTTTGTTAAAG CTTTCGCAGGCTGAGCTTGAATCTCTCTATGCTGAAGATTGTAAGCTGGATAATATGATAAG AGACATACAAGAGGATCTACACGCTTTGGCTGCAGATGAAAATGTTCAAAA TTGGCTCTTTCTCACCAAGGAAGATATTACCAATATTCCGGCCTTTCAG GATTCTACTCTTATTGCAATTAAAGCTCCTCATGGAACTAGTCTTGAAGTTCCAGATCCTAATGAG GGTGTTGGTTTTCCACAAAGGCACTACCAAATTCTCTTGAGAAGCTCAATGGGTCCCATCGATTGCTACTTAATAAG AAATGTCGATCCAGGTTGTTCATTTGGTGCCAGTGATCATGAAGAGAAACACGATGTGTCAAATCAGAACCAGCACGGAGCTGCAAGACAGTCAACAGAAAATGTTTCCAGTGGGACGTCAGAAAAGGGTGAAGAAGATGACGGGGAATGCAAGAGCTCTCCAGATTCATTCATCTCGCAAGATAACACCGCCGGCATTTTGCGAATCGCCCCCTCGGATATTGAC ATGGGTGCTGATTACTGGCTTTCATCGGATGTTGGAGTTAGCGCTACTGATACATGGGGAACCTAA